The genomic region AAATGTGCTGGGTTTCACTTCCCATatccttgtgatttatttattattctttttaaggaAGTTGTTTTTCCTTTCGATGTGGGTCCCACTTGACTCCTTGTTTGTGCAGCTGTTGTGAATTTGTTGTGTTCTGTCACACCAGCCATCAGTGGTGCTGTTTGGAGGATGCAGGACTCTGAAATAGGGTCATCTGGGTCACAATGAACTGCTttgcacttgaaatgtggcatTTTGTGGGTTTGCGGGCTGAGTCTAATGCCCCCTACATGTTCTGTAAGTAAAGATAAGGCTGCCCTGGCTGCTTCCTACCTCACCTCCGGACATGGACTCCACTGAGTGAATTGGAAAACTCAGGACACGTAGGCATCCATTTCATACTGTCATTCTGGAATCAAACACGATCAGGCATGTGAAATTGTGTGTGCAATGAAGAGAAAATACtgagaatttaattattttcaagacCAAATTTCCTGTGGATTCTAAGTACAGACCTATCTGTGCTAAACTGATCTGCCTGGTGGAGGAGTGGAACCAGGAAAATTTAGAGGAAATTTCTCATCACAGCAAGTGTCCCAATGGCAGGGACAGAGCCTGTTTGTTCCTGCCACAAAGATAGAAGGACATTTGATCTATTGGATGGCAAAGTGTTACTTTGCAGCCATGCAGCTTGGAGCCCTCTGGCTCACAAAGGTGCCATAACCCAGGttgccagcagggggaggcaggacctgtggccaggccaggctgaaagGGGCTGAGGTAGCTGAGGGGCTGAGCTCTTGGGGGGATGCTGGGCTGGAAGGCACTGAGCTGGTCCTGCCCAGGTGGGAGGTAGATTCTGTCTCTTCTGACAGGCATCAGGTGGGCTGGCAGTTCAGTATGGCGATGAAACAATAGAGGAGAATTCACGCAGGATATTGGGAACTGCCTTAGATGAGAGAGAGGCTGGCTCAAAATAAGGTGGTCTGGGTTGGGATTGGAGGTGGGAGAAGAATCTGGTCCAGACACTCAGATAGAAAACAGGGGCTGGTGTGGGAAGGTcagccagggaggaaggaggctgaATGAGCTCAGTGctgtcccagggctgggcagggcagggcaggaaaaTGGGACCTGAGTTGGCTGAGGGCCATCATAGGAGCATCTGAGCCTCCTGAGCAGACAGTCCACACTGTGGGAGAATCCTGCCCTTACTGGAGAGAGTGGCCCTGAAAACAGGAAACATGCCCATGGCATGCCCCCCTGGCCTCTAGGGCTCCAGAGTTATTCTCCTTCCACTGACCTGCTCCTCCTTTAGCCAAATTGTTGGGGGGTTGGTGATAGAATTTAGCTTAGATAAGAAATTTCTGAGGCCCCAAAGAGGACCATTTCTGGGgagagagttttttgtttttttttttttaaataatggagcTTAGAACCAGGACTTCAGAGGGTTAAACACCAGAGAGGTGTGCTTGCAAAGTGGATGAGAAACTATACTGCTTGgggtttagggaagatagaggctgcagggaggaaggaggaagcaagCCCAGAATTGCCAGCAGAGGGCGCGTGGAGCAGTGTTGTTGCCTATTGAAAGGGCTTCACTGAGTAAGACTTCTGTGGCATTGGctctagagtaaggtgaccagatgtcccgcttttggcgggacagtcctgatttttaacaatttgttccGCGTCCcactgtgttttaaaaaagtcccgatttttggaaagaatgcatgacaagctagggaacggcgggagaacaggaagggaatatacggttttcggcggccatgtggctatttaggatatgaggatatgagttttatattattttgttaattttataatgttaaactttaataataacaaataattgttgagaactgattatcgagaactgcttatcaaagttcgcattgttgatcagttgttagaattcgaccaccattgtttggacttaatgaacaatggcatttttttggattggcaacaacgaaaacattttgtaagtgTCTCTCAGACATACACaacgtactgcgtgctagtaagctagttaaacaagtgatgtcattacaaatcagctattcagataatttaggtaagtaatttatttatttatttcataaatacataaattttcttgaatttagcagatagtacttgtattatttatattttatagtggcggcaaaaagtctagcgccggccttgaaagtgaaacttacgacttacgttacagcaaattcagaggaaaaataatacaagttagtattgttattatttagaaagaaatataggattaaaataattttaaaaatatagttactttataacaatcaaattaatttaatttataaactaacaataaaatatgtttatgtaattatgtacctacttactgtgtttttaagcaatatgtatataataatttataatataattttaaattattttttttagatttttaacataatgagtaagaaaagaggatgcaacgatgatctaagaagtgaatttccttttattaaaaaaaccaaaagcgattacaatatagaccaaatttttaatcaagaacacccaccccccccccgccccgaaaccggtttggctcagtggatagagctttggcctgcggactcaagggtcccaggttcgattccagtcaagggcatgtaccttggtttcgggcacatccccagtagggggtgtgcaagaggcagctgattgatgtttctctctcatcgatgtttctaactctatccctctcccttcctctctgtaaaaaatcaataaaatatattaaaaaaaaaaaaaaagaaccccctcctcccctaccccggtcaatggtgtcccgctttaccaatgttaaaatctggtcaccttactctagagATATGTTTATTATGGCCCTGTACTCCACACTGCCCGCCCCATGGGATTCTTGCCTCTGCCCCCAGATGGATGGTCAAGCCAAGAGGAATGCCAGTCTCACGCCTGCTGTTAGAGGCTCTTCATTGTTCTCTGTATCCAGGGGAGGAAGTCTGAGACGTTCATGAAGACTCCTAGAGGTTCTTTTCTCCACAGGAGAAAATACCCTGGGCCTGTTGTTACACGTGAGGGGCCCCTGAGTCTCCCTGTGAGCCGAAAGAGGAAAGACTGAGCTGGACTCGTCGGGGTCCTGCCTTCCCGGCCGCCCAGGGGCAGGTGGTTTGTATTTGGGGCTGTGGTGGGATCAGGGTCAGGGCCGGCCTTGTTGCCACCCTTGGTCCCCAGCTCCAGCCTGGCTTCAACTGTCCCTTCCAGCTTGATCCATGCTAAGCCTTTCTCTCCAATACCCAGGGACACTCTGGCGATCACACACATGTGGGGTGACTGATTCTTCCTCACCTCCACCCCTGACCCAACCAGGGGAAAACACCAAAGACTGGGTTTGTGGACCAGGTTGTCCAAACTCTCAGGACGAGGCATGAAGAGATGACCACTCCCATGCCCCAGAGCTTCCCAAGTTCTATCTCCTGGGACCTGTCAAGGTAAATGCTGAAACTTGACTCCAAAACCAGTCTTCCTTTCCTCTGTTTGTCCTTCCCAAATCTGGTGACCTTGCGGTGGTATCTGGGGAAGTGAAATTtgcattccatttttttctgaaaggcCAGCTCCACCTGTTGCAGAGTGGCTGGTAGAGTTCCATTTCCATGGGCCCTCAGCCAGCCACAGTGCCCTTCTGTCCTGGCCTCACCAGCCCTCGCCCCTGGGCAGTTGTAGGGGCTTCACAGTGTTAGAtaatctgatgtttctctccagctGATGGGGAAGAGGCAAGAGAGTCCAGGTCTGCCCATGGCCTCTGGGCCTGGACACTGAGGTGAAGCTGCAGTGTCTTCCTTCACCCCTGAACCACGGGGACAGGTCAAGACAGccaggaaaggaagaaatgaagaaacacGTCACAGTGAGAGGAGGCACAGCGAGAACCCAGAACTGCAAGCGCAGTAGGAGGTTTCCTCACTTGCAGTAGAATGATGTCTTTGGAGAAGCTCCAAGGATTATAGTTTGTGGGATGGCTTTTTTCACCAGGATGACCTGCTGGGTCTTCCCCTGCTCCTAGATGGTGTGGGCCCCCAGGTGACACTGACTTACCTGCACTGAGAGCAGATTGGAGTCTGGGGGAcggggatgggtgggtggtagAGTCACAGGAGATACATCCCAGGAGCGGTAAAGGGCAGGTGACAGCTGGAGCAGGGTAGGGGAAATCAAGGCCATAGGAACCAGGGGGCTGAGTGACTCTGCTTCTTAATGACTCTGAGATTAGGGAGCTGGGAGCTCTCAGGAAATACCACAAAATCGCTTGTGCTTGCATTTTGACTCTAATGAATGCGTTCATTATCCACCCCAGCTTTATTTGCCCAAAGTGGTCCCTCCCTATCTTCTCAACTACATCACTTGCTGTCACCTCTGACCCTCTGAACCCAAAGCTTACCTGTCCTATTTGCCTTTCATTGCCCGGTCATGATCTCAGAGGGCTCCTTTGATGAAGCCTCATGGGCTTGAGTTACTAAAAGCCCGGGAGCTGCCCTGGGCTGCAGCTCCTGGGATGAAGGACAGGGTCCTTGTAGGGGGTCTCAGACAGTGTAACAGCCTGCCTGTAGCCTCTCACCTTCCACTGCAGTGAGCAGCTGTCCGGACCAAGTTCACTATCACAAGGACACACCACACCTGGTTTCCTCATCTTGAATGTGAATGTAGGCCATGTAGGAGCTGGAGTAGGGCTTGGCTTCATGTCCCCTCTGAAGGTTAAGGCTTGAAGGTGGGTGACTGGCAGTGTCTGTGGTCAGGAAGAAAGGCTTGGAAAGGAGATGATTGAGGTGGGTGGTCTAGGTGCCCTAAAGACAACAAAGGGAGGGTCCCTTAGGTCCCACTCTGGCCCAGTaaccttctctgaacctcaggccTCAGAATCCCCCTCTAAGAACAGGGGTACAGTGCTTGCTCTCCAACTCTTCCTCAGATACATGTATGGAAGAGAAAAGGCCTATCTTGTAGATGGTGGAGCCCCAAGGGATGGAACAGGACTCAATGAGTCTCCTGATACTCTGAGCCTGTGTTGGTGCTGTTTCTAATAACCTACTCCATGTGCCTAATACATCCTAGGTTCTCAGAAAACATTTGTTAGCTGCATGAATGATGGACTCCAATTAGCTTTTACCTGATGTTTGATGGGATTCAAGGccatggggatggggagagggcacaGCCAGAGAGAGTGGAGCAGCCGAGGGCCTGGgaagcaggggaggtggggctggacaTGGGCGGCTCAAGCTGAGAAGAGCCAAGGCAGCCAGGGAGCTTCTGTGCAGTCATCCAGCCACATATCAGGTCAGTCACACCTGGCTCCTCTCTTGGGCATGGCGTGAATTCACTTTCAACATGAGGAGGAGACCAGGTGTGGTGTGTTCTTGTGCCAGAGAACTTGGTTGTGATGCCTGCTCACTGCAGTGGAAGCTGAGAGACTGCAGCCAACTTACACCTCCTGGGAAATTTAACTGGTTCTTAAGCAGGGTCCAGCGACAACTTCCATGACAATAGTTGGTTTGTCTGAGGTGCCCTTTTTTGCGTTGGAGTGAGGGGTTTTAATAATGTCTTTTGTAGCTTCACATCTTTTGCCCAACCCTTTTCTCTACAAAACTCATTTTCTAGATGACAAGAGTGAAACTAACAGCTGTTAAACCTTTTAGTGCACACCTTCCTCAAGGCCATCCTTGTTGAGTGTCTATCCAGCATCAAACTTGTTAATCTGCGGGTTGGGACCAGACATTCAGAATTCCTGGGCATAAATGGAGGAAACGTCCCTGCCAATGCAGGGCAGAAGGGACAGGAGTACAGGGGGTTTGATGGGGGTGGGCTCAGGCCTCTGGAATGGGGATGGTCACTTACCAGTCGTACCtaggaggcgggaggggggcagaAGGAAGACCAACAAGAGCAGGAGGGGCTGCATCTTCCCCAAAGGCCTGCCCAGGTCAGAGCTGCTGGTGTTTCTTGTGTCTAGACACAAATCCCTGAGGGGAACCGGGGAGTGTGGCTCAGCGACTTCCCGCACCTCCTGGACCGCGCCCCTCTAGTTTTGCTGGGTGTTATCACACCAGGTGTTTGTGGAAGTTCTCAGGCTTGGTTCGGTGACAATGGCACTGCCACCACATTTGCACTCCCACTGCTAAGCCACAAGGTGCAAGAAGGAGTAAGAATGTGAGGGCCTTGGCTGCAGCCAGCAGCGGGCTGGAACCTCAGAATCCCTCAGTGACTGAACCAAGCCTGTTTCCATGTGTGGGCTCCTGGCTCTTTCCATGCTGATGAAATCGTGAATAATCATTTAACAGGCCAGGTCCAGGCATATGAGAGATGTGGCTCCTGCCCTTGAGAAGATGACATCGGCCGCAGTCGACTGAGAATCTGTGGCTGGGGTACGAGAAAGGAAGGGCTATGGGGAGGGGTTTGCTCGGTGGTGTGAGGTAGAGGGTGGACCTGCTTGAGGACCAGGTGGCCTGCACACACCCAAATACCCCAAATGAAGGCTCCTTTTCCGATTTTACCACCACTccaatttcttatttttgaaatatttagcaTCTCCTTTGTAGATGTAAATATTGTATGACACGGGGGCTTTTATTACTGCACAATTTTGAACAGAAGTCCTGGACTTTTGCTCATTGGCTCCAGTGCCCAGAGAACCCTGTCTCTGATGTCCCTGGCCTAGCAGTTACATACATTTTCAAACAGATTATCCCAACACTCTCACCAGTGTGACCACAGAAGGAAGAGCAATGGGAAGGGAGGCACTAGGAGTTCTCAACAGCCCAACCCAGTTCTGTGCAAGGAGCAGCACCCAATGAGCACATAGAGGAACTTGCTGAAGGATCAGTGATGATGATTTCTGCGTGGTGGAGGCCTtggtagttttcattttcttatctacATGTTCCACATTTAACTATTTTCTGTGATGAATATGTACTACTTTTTTATACCCAAAAGACATTTTCCCATAGTCAAAGCACCCCTATCAATGGCAGATGTTTAGCAAAGTACTTCTTTTTAGCCTGCCCTTCTGAAGTTGTATGTTTTAATATGAGATTCCTGTTCTTGATCTAGTCATATAATAGAGATTTGGGTTTCCTTTTGaaactgagacacacacacacacacagtgggaggtggagagaggctGGCTGAGACCGAGATGAAAGGGCACCCTCAAGGTCAGTGTTGGCTACAGGTGGATGGGCTGCCAGGACACCAGGGGCTgcactgggctctgggctcaagacagggctgtgccaggcacttgagctgggcctgggagtAATGAAAGGCCTCCTGACCTTCTCAATCTGCTGTgattggtggggggagggctgcaTGGGGTGAGCTATACCTTTCCATAACCTTCCCACCCATTGCTCTTTGGGTGGAGAAGTGGCCCCTTACCCAAGAGCTTCTTACAGGACCCTCCATCTAATTTCCGGATTATTTTATGCTGCATATTGGCATTGGGGCTGCATAGggtaaggcagtggtcagcaaactcattagtcaacagagccaaatatcagcagtacaacgattgaaatttcttttgagagccaaattttttaaacttaaactttttctaatgccacttcttcaaaatagactcgcccaggccatggtattttgtggaagagccacactcaaggggccaaagagctgcatgtggctcgtgagccacagtttacCAACCACGGGGGTAAGGTATAAGTGCGGCTTGAAGTAGGAGGGCAATGTGGATGAGATAAGAGGGTCCTCTAGAAGAGGGTCACTTTTGGGGGGGCAGATGTCTCCCCTTTCCTGATGGAGCTTACCTTAGACCTGGCAGGGAGCTGGCACTGGGAGGAGTATGGGGAAGGAGCTGGGTAGCGGGGCAGCAGGAATTTTATTCTAGAGGTGGAAGGTGCGGTTCCATGAGGGGGGAAGCTCTAACAGATGGGAAATGTGAACAGTGGTTGCCGCACACACAGCAGGTAACTAACACATGTTTTGGTGAATACAGGAGGAATCAGTGACTTCCACTCTAGAGATGCAAGTTTATTAAGTGTCTGGCAGCCTCCCCTCAACCCCTCTGCACAGTGCAGTTCTGGCCTgcgccccagaggagaggaaTAGATCAGTTCCGGGGTGCCTCAGTCTGGACTCTGGAAACGTCTCATTGTTCTTTCTATCCAGAGCAGAAAGCTGGAAATCTTAGTTTCAACATGAGGagattttccatcttttttcccAAAGGAGACAATGCCCTGGGCCATGTTGCCACACACGAAGGGGCCCCCAGAGTCACCCTGTGGGCAGAGAGAGGAAACACTGAGATGGGCCTTCTCCTGGCCCTCCCCTCCTCGCTGCCCCGAGGGTGTGTGGTCCCTGTGGGAGATCAGGGTCAAGGCAGGCCTTGTCCCCTCCCTAGGTCTGGGGTTTTCCATTTGACTCTGAAagtctcttttcccccctctagGAAGCCTTTGCCCACCCGTGGCTGTGGGACAGCCTCTCTTCCCTGGAGAGACAGGACCAGAGATTGGACGGTGGAAAGGCAGAGGACATAGGGCTATGGCTAGTTCCCACTGCCTCAGGTTACCTGCAAGCTTGGTtgtgcccagggctgggcctggacaATGCTGGAGATCTCACCTTAAAAGTAGACTGATTCTTTCCTGGGTCCCCCACACAGATCTCTGTGGCTCTATTGTAACGGCGTCTGTATCGAGAAATGCACTGCTCGTCCTCTTGGATTTCCAGCTCTACCTCGTGCAGTGTGGCAGTGGAGGTGTTCAGGTCGAGTCGCCCCCAGCCGGCCACTCTGCACAGCATCCCAGGCTtcacctgctctcccctcctgggcaGCCTGAGGAGGCTCACAGCGGCAGTCAGGGTGGCCTTCCTCTGCAGCTGAAGGCAGAGGACAGGAATTCTCATTGAGCTGGGGCCCAGGACTGCAGGACAGTCATAGCCCTGGGACATGGAAAGGGCTCACACTGGGAGGGACGACAGGAAGGAGGTCACAGGAGATGAGAAACCCCAGGCTGAAGGTGTGCAAGAGCCAGCGGAAGGATGAGCCCTACCTGCAGCAACATGATGTCATTGACTGTGGGATGATAGTTTGGGTGGCGGATGGCTGTTTTCACCGGGATGACCTGCTGGGTCCTCTCATCCTTCCTGATGTTGTGGGCGCCCAGGATAACTGTGATGGACCTGCACAGAGACAGCCAGGGATGTGGAGGCACAGCAGATACAGCCCAGGGGCCAGGAAGGgaagagggcagctgggggcaaggcAGGATTGAAGTGGAGAGGAATTctagggggtggggcagggaactGAGCATGCCTGTGCCCTGTGCATGTTGGCAGCTCAGGCTAGGTGTCATTTCCTGGAGCAGAGCTTGGGTGCTCAGTCACACCCTGAGCTTGTCTGTCTCTAAGCAAAACCGTGAATTTCTGGCCTCCAGGGCACAACCTTGGCCTCCTTCCTGAGTCCCTTTGATCAGTCCCTCCAGTCTTCAACAGGCCACTTGCATTGACCTGTCCCTCTCCCCAAAGCTGACCTGTCCTCTGAAGTGCTCCTCAGTGACCCTAGGTCTGAAGCCTCTGAGATGAGGGTTTCCTGTGAGGTGTCTGCAGAAGGGTGGGCCCCAGGTTGCGCTCCTCACCTTCCCCAGCAGTGAGCTGCTGTCAGCACAAAGTCCTCACGCACAAGGAAACCCCCACATTGTTTTCTGTCTGGAATCGTGATCCGAAGAAAAGCCATGTAGGGACAAGAGTGAGGCTTGACCTCATGACCTCCGATGATTTTCACTGCAAGAAAAATTCTACTCTGCCTGCTGTGCCCAGGGAGccagaggctggagagggggaGACTGGGATAGACAGGGGCAGGCGTGGAGGACTTGGGTGTCAGATAGTGATATCTATAGTCATCAGCCATAACCAGGAAGATATCCTGCAGGTTCCTTGGGCAACATTCCTGGCTTGCTACGTGACACGACCCTGAGATACTCCCTTTGACAAAGAGCAATCCTGATCCCTTCATTTCTGTTGAAGCCATGCATGTGGGCAATGGGATTTGTGTCTGGAACAAGCAGTTTAATGCCTGTAGATCCTAGAAAATTCTTACCCTCAGGATCCCTGGTTCTCTCTCCCTGTTTGTTCCCAGACTCATGGAGCTCCTGCTGGTTTGTACTATTCAGAACACTGGGACTGATAAATTACCTGAGAGAACTAGAGACTAATCCAGCCTCTGGGGACCAGGATGCCACCAACTATGGAATTAACGGGATCCTCAGCTTCTTTACAAAGCTTGGAGAAGGGGGTAGAGATTGAGGATACATTTTAAGACATTGAGTTAGAATGTTGTGGGCCTTGCTTTGATTATGGAAGCCTGTCCCTTCGCCAAGCTGCGATTTCCCATGGAACTATTTCTCATTTTGAGCATCCAACCTTCTTCCAGATGCCTTTGCAAAAAAAGCCCACTTTCCAGATGACAAGGGAAGGGGAGAGCACCCACGGCCCTCTATAGGAGCAGCCCTCTGCCCTGCCATCCCTGCTGCTTTCATTCAGCATCAGTCTTGCTGGTCTTTGAGAGAGGTGGGATCTAGAGTTGAGAAAGCACCTGGGGatggaccagggccaggatgtGTCTGAGTGTAGCATGTGAGCTGGGCTGTGCCAGTGCCGCGTGGCATTGGGCTTCTGGTGGGGGTCAGTGACTCACCTGCCTGCGCCTTGGGGGCCAGAAGAAAGGCCATCAGGAGCAGAAGTGGCTGCATCTCCTCAGGATGCTGCCCAGGTCAGAGCTGCTTTGTCCTGGTCTTCTGAGCCCAGGGTCTCTGGCCTTTATCACATATGGCCCTCTCTGAGTGCGTCACACCGCTGTGTGGTCAAGTTCTTGGGCCTGAATGGACTAAAAGCTTATTGGTAACCACATAAGCACTGGTATCTCTCAACTCAGTGGTGACTATGCCAGCTGAAAACATGAACCACAGGCTATAGAAAGGGCAGTTTGTGATACTGCATCAGCCAGTAGCAGGTGCTCGAGCCCCAGGAACCCAAATCTCATAACACATGCAAGGACCCCTCGTTTCCTTGGCTCTCTCTTGACAGTTGGGGTGATTGTTTATTGAGGTCCTCTTTTTGTGAGAGTCAACAGTATTGGAGATGAGATTTCTTGCTTCCTCTGGAGGAGACAAAAGCATCAGTGATCAGATAATGATGGtgagggctgtgggtggagggatggACAAATGGTGTGGCAGTGATGCCGAAGAGGCCTTGATCTAGTGACAGAAGAGCTGATGGCttaacaaaaccaacaaaaacatttattttactcaGGAATCTGCATTTGGGCTGGGTTTAGTGTGGATATCTCCCCTCAGCTCCCATTGATGGCAGAGGAGGCTTGAAGCCTGGAGCCTGCCCAGTGGTTGGTGCCAGATGCCTGTGGACATGCCCGTTCCTCTCTGTGAGGGCCTGTCATGTAGTCTCTGCATAGGATTGTTCAGTCTTCTTTGCAGCATGATGGTGGCTTCCACAGAGTGAGCCTTTCTTCCAAATTGACCCTGGCAGACatatcctttttctttcctagGCTTTGTAGCCATATGGTGTCCTTTCTACCTTATTCTACTCCTTGGGGGCAATCAAAAGCCCTCACCCAGATTAAAAAGGGAAAGAGCATTGCAGTCATGTAATAGAGCCTGTGGGATGGGAGATACATGGTGGCAGTCAAAGCAGTGCACAATCTGCCCCCTGCTGAGGCACATGTAGAGTCAGTGAGAGGAGCTGAAACCACGGATCCCTGTAAGCCGCGGTCACAGCCTTTGGAGAGATTGGGGTCTGCTCTGTCCAAACCACGTGTATGAGGATGGAAGAGGGTTGACTCTCCCAACAGTTACTCTTTTGTGAAGTGGGAATGAATACCAGGAAGCCAAATAGTATTCTCCCAGCACTGTCCAGAGGACTACTACACTTTAGATAGCTTGTGCCAAGCTATTATATACGTTTAATTTGATTCCAATatgcctagctggtgtggttcagtggttgtgcgttgacccatgaaccaggagaaaaattatcattctttttcttccacTGCTACACAAATTCTATTCCATTACTTAAATGTATGTGGAAAATAAGCATGCAAGATTAGCTctgaaaattatgaacaaaaaagtATAGTGAGGGAGAAGGCAAGACttatcagatatttaaaaaatttgtaaatCTCCTTTCTGAGAATAGTGTGGTGCTGATTCATGAATAGATGGAGAGGCCAATGAAACAGTAGGAATCCAGAGAAATTCCAAAGTACTTAAGTATGTGTAATTTATAATAAGGTGGCATTTCAAATCATTGGGAAAAAGATAGACTTTCTAATAAATGATACTGGAACAACTAAAtagtaattgttttctt from Eptesicus fuscus isolate TK198812 chromosome 5, DD_ASM_mEF_20220401, whole genome shotgun sequence harbors:
- the LOC103296359 gene encoding granzyme H-like; protein product: MQPLLLLMAFLLAPKAQAVKIIGGHEVKPHSCPYMAFLRITIPDRKQCGGFLVREDFVLTAAHCWGRSITVILGAHNIRKDERTQQVIPVKTAIRHPNYHPTVNDIMLLQLQRKATLTAAVSLLRLPRRGEQVKPGMLCRVAGWGRLDLNTSTATLHEVELEIQEDEQCISRYRRRYNRATEICVGDPGKNQSTFKGDSGGPFVCGNMAQGIVSFGKKDGKSPHVETKISSFLLWIERTMRRFQSPD